In Rhinoraja longicauda isolate Sanriku21f chromosome 6, sRhiLon1.1, whole genome shotgun sequence, the following proteins share a genomic window:
- the tradd gene encoding tumor necrosis factor receptor type 1-associated DEATH domain protein has product MNPVAPCWVGSVFLFISSDKVDLSHLYQDPQMQLKIYKALKLSLADATGSGGGCEILKVYGSTFGLQLKFTEEVKCRTFLQSYETGRLQTALVHHFETQSVPSTAFTMKLKAGMATLDDILNKPDSCIKHIKANEPNHLRDEDVNRLEQAIRQMVLDCSSLCQDPSVRCDGPSGPSEVYSVSESPIPTSPPLIASPTSAQTNGSPLPSADCFEFQGVFFDDRVLSAQDHDNFAKSVGRNWKQVGRVLQKTCRGLRYPTIDNIAFEYEREGLYEQAYQMLLKFIQSEGRKATLSRLIKVLEKSELIGVADQLLNNN; this is encoded by the exons ATGAACCCTGTGGCTCCCTGCTGGGTGGGCAGCGTGTTTCTCTTCATCAGCTCGGACAAGGTAGATCTATCGCATCTCTACCAAGACCCACAGATGCAGCTAAAGATTTATAAAGCTCTCAAGCTATCTCTTGCAG ATGCCACTGGCAGTGGTGGAGGTTGTGAAATCCTGAAAGTTTACGGAAGTACTTTTGGACTTCAGCTGAAGTTTACAGAGGAAGTAAAATGCAGGACGTTTCTCCAAAGTTACGAAACGGGCAGACTGCAGACGGCTTTAGTGCATCATTTTGAAACCCAGTCTGTCCCCAGCACAGCTTTCACAATGAAGCTGAAGGCTGGCATGGCGACCTTAGATGATATCCTGAATAAGCCAGACAGCTGCATAAAGCACATCAAGGCGAATGAG CCCAACCATCTCCGAGATGAGGACGTTAACAGATTGGAACAGGCCATCAGGCAGATGGTGCTGGACTGCAGTTCCCTCTGCCAAGACCCCAGCGTCCGGTGTGATGGTCCTTCTGGTCCTTCTGAAGTATATTCGGTGTCTGAATCTCCAATCCCAACCTCCCCGCCTTTAATTGCATCTCCAACTTCAGCCCAAACTAATGGGAGTCCATTGCCGTCAGCAGACTGCTTTGAATTTCAGGGTGTTTTCTTTG ATGACCGTGTTTTGAGTGCACAGGATCACGATAACTTTGCCAAATCCGTGGGCAGGAACTGGAAGCAGGTTGGCCGAGTCTTACAGAAAACATGCCGAGGCCTTCGTTACCCGACCATTGACAACATCGCCTTTGAGTACGAGCGGGAGGGACTGTACGAACAGGCATACCAAATGCTGCTCAAGTTTATTCAGAGCGAAGGGAGGAAGGCCACATTAAGTCGACTGATCAAAGTTTTGGAGAAAAGTGAACTGATTGGGGTAGCTGACCAGTTGTTGAACAATAATTAG